In the Ranitomeya imitator isolate aRanImi1 chromosome 2, aRanImi1.pri, whole genome shotgun sequence genome, cgctattgcaggcacatatcagctgtagaaaacatctgacatgtcccggctttgatgtgagctcaccgccggagcccgcatcaaagcaagggatctgacctcggacgtactatcacaTCTGAGGTCAGAAAGTGGTTAAGTGGGTTCCCACTATAATAATGTCAAATACATAGATGCTAAATGTAGTTTGGGTACACTGCAAGACTCGGAAGCGAGAGGgagatttgactttgggagagcggaTATTGCTGCATTGGTCTATGGAATCCATCTTCCatttcaagagcctttgagccaATAATAATGTGGAAACCTCTGTTTCTCCACTGACAGATGATGGTCTTGAATGGAGACTTGTTTTCTGTAAGATGAGTAGACATTTTATCAGTATTATTTTCACCTACATAACATTGGTGTTTTTTTATtgcatatttgggaggcagaatgaacaaacagttgaacaccatgcTCTACTAGTTCATGCCATGAGGTTTTCTATtacactgtgaactgtcattgtctttttacagacagtttaagtaaaaatgttaaaaaaaaattaaaattaaaggatattttatataaaaatgatTGTTTTttgtcttggcagatgactgtaccaggagatcagagggacagctgacatcttcagtttttaaatcagacgagcttgagatcccacaggatacaattgaagtgaatgccattactccagatataccatcatcccttcacagcaaagatctaccatctgatcctttgaaacaggtcctgtcttctgattcattatcgACTACTAAGGAAAATAAAAGTCACAcaataagcattaaaaaactaaccactcctaaatcaaagaagccattttcaCCTTCAGAATATGGAAAGCATTTTACCCTCGAAAAAAGTCTTTTCCTAAGCCTCAAAAAAGTCACACAGCGGAGAACAGATTTTATTGTTCCAAGTGTGGAaactgttttaaccggaaatcagatCTTGATAGTCAcaagagcagtcacacaggggagaagccattttcctgttcagaatgtgggaaatgttttgcagacaAATCAACTCTTGgtaaacatcagagaagtcacaaagaggagaagcctttttcctgttcagaatgtgggaaaggttataACAAGACATCAACTCTTCTTATtcatcagagaacccacacaggagagaagcctttttcatgttcagaatgtgggaaatgttttgcgatTAAATCAAATCTTCTTATTCATCAGAGAAACCACACAGGgggaaagcctttttcatgttcagaatgtggtaaaagtTTCAATTGGAAATCAGATTTTGTgacgcaccagagaacccacacaggggagaagcctttttcaggttcggaatgtgggaaaggtTATAACCAGAAATCAACTCTTCTTATtaatcagagaacccacacaggagagaagcctttttcatgttcagaatgtgggaaatgttttgcagacaAATCAACTCTTCgtaaacatcagagaagtcaccaagagaagcctttttcctgttcagaatgtgggaaaggttataACAAGAAATCAACTCTTCTTATTCATCAGAGAAACCACACAGagaaaaagcctttttcatgttcagaatgtggtaaaagtTTCAATTGGAAATCAGATTTTGTGacgcaccaaagaacccacacaggagagaagcctttttcatgttcagaatgtgggaaatgttttgcgatTAAATCAAATCTTCTTATTCATCAGAGAAACCACACAGGgggaaagcctttttcatgttcagaatgtggtaaaagtTTCAATTGGAAATCAGATTTTGTgacgcaccagagaacccacacaggggagaagcctttttcatgttcggaatgtgggaaaggtTATAACCAAAAATCAACTCTTCTTATTCATcagagaacacacacaggggagaagcttttttcatgttcagaatgtgggaaaggttataACCAGAAAGCAAATCTTCTTATTCATCAGAGaaaacacacaggggagaagcctttttcatgttcagaatgtgggaaatgttataaccAGAAATCATCTCTTCTTATTCATCAGAGAACTCACGCAAGGGATAAGCCttgttcatgttcagaatgtgggaaaggttataACCGGAAATTACATCTTcttaatcaccagagaactcacacaggggagaaaccattttcatgttcagaatgtgggaaatgttataaccAGAAATCAACTCTTCTTATtcatcagagaacccacacaggggagaagcctttttcatgttcagaatgtggaaaatgttttaaccggaaattacATCTTcttaatcaccagagaactcacacaggggagaaaccattttcatgttcagaatgtgggaaatattttaaccggaAAGAgtgtcttgatagccaccagaaatCTCACACAGGGATAAACCTttattcctgttcagaatgtgggaaatgttttgcgatTAAATCAACTCTTCTTATTCATcacagaacccacacaggggagaagcctttttcatgttcagaatgtgggaaagattATAACGAGAAATCATCTCTTCTTATTCATCAGAGAACTCACGCAAGGGATAAgcaattttcatgttcagaatgtgggaaatgttttttggtTAAATCAACTCTTCTTAGGCACCATagcactcacacaggggagaagcctttttcatgttcagaatatgggaaatgttttaaccggaaatttaCTCTTATTAATCATCAGAGaatccatacaggggagaagcttttttcatgttcagaatgtgggaaatgttttaaccagaaatcaaatcTTCTTATTCATCAGAGAACACACacgggaaaagcctttttcatgttcagaatgtgggaaatgttttaagcagaAATCAAATCTTAATACACATCAGAGAagccacataggggagaagcccttTTAACTACAGGGTTGTCTATTATTAGGTAAACCCCTTGTCATTCCTCGTgtttggcctaaaataaaaacactgaTACTTACCTTCCACGCCAGGCCGTTCCAGTGGTGTCAACACTCTCGCTACAGGGGCTCATGGGAGGTTGTTACATAACACGAGCCCTGCACTCAATCAGCACCACCTTAGTATGTATTTAATATCAACAGGAAGCCAGGTTGGCGGCTGTTATCTGACTTCCTCTTTATTGTTCGATTAgtccaaaggtggggacagtgacactatcgctgattgggcgcagggctcacatgatgtaacaacctcacatgagccccgggACCGCAAGTACTGACACCGCTGGAAGACTCCTGCATGGACGTTTgtgtaagtgtttttattttaacaggaccaaacatgaggCATTAGAAGGGATTGTCTTAGTAGTGACATTCAAAAATTACTCAGGAGAGAAACTAtatattattgacaaattgtacaaataCATATACCAGACTGTCGTATAATTAAATGAGAAAGGGAAATTGCATTAAAACTTACTGTATTTTTTggtctataagacacacttttaacAAGAAAAAAAGCTTGAAAAATTAGTGAGCgtgtcttaaagggaaggtgccgcaattttgtttttgtattaaaaatgattgtttatataaacaattatttttaatacaattttttttttactttaatatcttttttattcttaattatttttgcagccactgggcgccgccattttgctttgcaggagtgtacgactcccagcacgacacttacactctgcaaatacggcagccctgggcataggaggctgcggtcgggatctgaccccatagctatcattgtgctgctccctgctctgatgtggccacgctccCTGGGCTgtttccacatcacagcagaggcaggaggtcggcgccatctttcttcagCCCACAGTGTGTGAGCTCCACTCACTGTGACTTGAGAGCTGCGCTGTTATGGGAGAGACAGCTCCAGCTGCCTCCCCTTTCACACTGTCAGCAGCGGCCATTTCCTGTCCTCTTCTGTGCTGCCTGGTGCCCTGGttctaatctctagaatcgctagagagggtgaagtgctgtggtctgatgtcctctatcaggagctgcagagaggtaacagaggggggatgggggagaatctctgtgctgctccgaccctgcctctcactgcagctcctcacaggacatcagaccgtgtatctatcactatactgtgctgagccatgtatctaatcctctcctgtgtgatagtgtgtgctggcccgtgtatctaatcctctcctgtgtgatactgtctgctgagccgtgtatctaatcctcccctgtgtgatactatgctgagctgtctatctaatcctatactgtgtgatactatgctgagccgtgtatctaatcctattctgtgtgatactgtctgctgagccatgtatctaatcctatcctgtgtgatactgtgctgagccgtgtatctaatcctatcctgtgtgatactgtctgctgagccgtgtatctaatcctctcctgtgtgatactgtctggtgaaccgtgtatctaatccactcctatgcactcctctcccccctgcatatctttccccattttgcacacacaactcaatgcgtgcaatAACAGGAGCTGCaggggtcatgctgtattatggcattatgtgagatctatatgacggtattatgtgatctgtatggtggtattatgcttgatcagtattgtgagaattatatggtagtattgtgtgtgatctatatggcggtattatgtgagaacactggcggtattgtgtgtgatctatatggtggtattatgtgagaactgtatgacagtattgtgtgatctatttgatagtattgtttgtgatctacatggcggtattatgtgtgatctgtatggtggtattatgtgagaacactatggcagtattatcttcagaaagtggacccattctatggtggttctagctgagcacctgcacgcgggtctggggtaatagagggggcagcagtaCCTCCAGTTAGGtgaagtcaggggaaggctggtgaggcagctgaagagaggggtctcatttttatcgttactatatggctacatttccttcccagcgtcaccgcgGACTgcccctgtcgcctcgctttcacacatcgccaggacaggatggagaagacaggatctgaggaggggaatggagtctttgcatgcaatgtctggatcagaacaggccgtcaatcctcagaaatgtttcctggatttctgtggagcagacaagcagatggtccatccatgtgtataaaagacagcgctctacatACAATCACTGGCTGCtctgcgcaccaaacagggggcccccatagaccagcacactgctctcctgaaatactctgttctgctgttaccctgctcctccaccatatatcttcctctgtgacccccatagaccagcacactgctctcctgaaatactctgtgctgctgtcaccctgctccctccaccatatatctcccagaatccttgctacctgcaggggcggattatcagagggtcaatatgggcggtagcccagggcccagtggtctgggggggccctgggctaccgcacagattgaccctctgataatcatctgtgaatgccggcggccgccgccggcatttatgtgcccccgccgtacccggtgggcagagagagggggcccgcatcggtccccttctcatctgctcaccgggccccttccggcggtgtggcagtttcctattgacgtgcgggcgctcgcccgcatgtcaatagttaacaacagccgccagccaattggaggctggcggctgatgtcggccgcaggcgcacacgtcgccggcgtctgacgtcattgtcggcgagtgtgctctgttggagggagctcaacgCTGGAGCGCGGAGAGGTgagactttgttttgttttttttataacggtggacacactgagggcaatgctggaggacacactggggggcaatgctggaggacactggggcagattgctggaggacactggggcagattgctggaggacactggggcagattgctggaggacactggggcaatgctggaggacactggggcaatgctggaggacactggggcaatgctggaggacacaggcagattgctggaggacactgaggcagattgctgcaggacactggggcagattgctggaggacactggggcaatgctggaggacactggggcaatgctggaggacactgaggcagattgctggaggacactggggcagattgctggaggacactggggcaatgctggaggacactggggcaatgctggaggacactggggcagattgctggtggacactggggcaatgctggaggacactggggcaatgctggaggacactggggcagattgctggtggacactggggcaatgctggaggacactggggcagattgctggagacactggggcagattgctggaggacactggggcagattgctggaggacactggggcagattgctggaggacactggggcaatgctggaggacactggggcaatgctggaggacactgaggcagattgctggaggacactgaggcagattgctggagacactggggcaatgctggagacactgggggaaatgctggacatactggggcagattgctggacacactggtggtaatattctggacacactgtctgggggcaatgctggacgcactggggcagattgctggacacactgtctggggcaatattctggacatactggggcagattgctggacacactgggggtaatatgctggacacactggggcagattgctggacacactggggcagattgctggacacactgggggaaatgctggacacactgggggcaatatgctggagacactggggcagattggacactggggcaatatgctggacatactggggcagattgctggacacactgggggcaggactggaggcatgggcagaatgtagacacggggcatgattggagacacggggcagaatgaaagacatggggcaggattggatcatggggcaggatggatacgatggagacatatggggcaggatgtggagatcatatggggtagaatggatactcatgagggcaggatgcgagaacatatggctggagccaggaatgagacacacggggccaggatgtggaatattattaccataggggctaattaagggatattattactgcagtgatgtatttattttattttttgagtatactgttttaaatgggggtcggtcctgttactgtgcagagtgacactatatagcctttttttcttcatgtggtgtaatgtagaagttgtgaaaaattaagtaatgtgttctgcaagcggagctcgagataactgtgttatttcctgcagaaacgagtcctggctggaagaaatgatggcggtctgtgctggatgaaagatgaaggacttcacctagagacgtcactggtgagtcagtgttacctatacactgacactatacactgtatactatatagaggtcctgtgtataataccaccagtgatctctgtattacctctacacagacactgcatactaagtacagatctcctgtgaatactggcacttatggtgatagtattgtgttgttgttttttacttatcagtattgtagcattcagtcactatgtggtggtaatatgtggtctggaaatggtgttgtggtatttgt is a window encoding:
- the LOC138663159 gene encoding zinc finger protein 268-like; this encodes KEAIFTFRIWKAFYPRKKSFPKPQKSHTAENRFYCSKCGNCFNRKSDLDSHKSSHTGEKPFSCSECGKCFADKSTLGKHQRSHKEEKPFSCSECGKGYNKTSTLLIHQRTHTGEKPFSCSECGKCFAIKSNLLIHQRNHTGGKPFSCSECGKSFNWKSDFVTHQRTHTGEKPFSGSECGKGYNQKSTLLINQRTHTGEKPFSCSECGKCFADKSTLRKHQRSHQEKPFSCSECGKGYNKKSTLLIHQRNHTEKKPFSCSECGKSFNWKSDFVTHQRTHTGEKPFSCSECGKCFAIKSNLLIHQRNHTGGKPFSCSECGKSFNWKSDFVTHQRTHTGEKPFSCSECGKGYNQKSTLLIHQRTHTGEKLFSCSECGKGYNQKANLLIHQRKHTGEKPFSCSECGKCYNQKSSLLIHQRTHARDKPCSCSECGKGYNRKLHLLNHQRTHTGEKPFSCSECGKCYNQKSTLLIHQRTHTGEKPFSCSECGKCFNRKLHLLNHQRTHTGEKPFSCSECGKYFNRKECLDSHQKSHTGINLYSCSECGKCFAIKSTLLIHHRTHTGEKPFSCSECGKDYNEKSSLLIHQRTHARDKQFSCSECGKCFLVKSTLLRHHSTHTGEKPFSCSEYGKCFNRKFTLINHQRIHTGEKLFSCSECGKCFNQKSNLLIHQRTHTGKAFFMFRMWEMF